The Microbacterium amylolyticum genome includes the window GGCCATCTCGACGTGCTTGTGCGACAGCTCCGAGATGTGAACGAGTCCCTCGATGCCATCGGCAACGCGAACGAACGCACCGAACGGAACGAGCTTCGTGACCTTACCGGGCGTGATCTGACCGATCTGGTGCGTACGAGCGAAGACCTGCCAGGGGTCTTCCTGCGTCGCCTTGAGCGACAGCGAAACGCGCTCGCGGTCAAGGTCGACCTCGAGAACCTCGACGGTGACCTCCTGGCCAACCTCAACGACCTCGCTGGCGTGGTCGATGTGCTTCCACGAGAGCTCGGAAACGTGAACGAGGCCGTCCACACCGCCGAGATCGACGAACGCACCGAAGTTGACGATCGACGAAACCTGGCCCTTGCGGACCTGACCCTTGTGCAGACCGTTGAGGAACTGCGCACGCGAAGCCGACTGCGTCTCCTCGAGGAGCGCGCGGCGCGACAGCACGACGTTGTTGCGGTTCTTGTCCAGCTCGAGGATCTTCGCCTCGAGCTCCTGGCCGAGGTACGGCGTCAGGTCGCGAACGCGGCGGAGCTCGATCAGCGAGGCGGGAAGGAATCCGCGAAGACCGATGTCGAGAATGAGGCCGCCCTTGACGACCTCGATGACCGTGCCCTTAACGACACCGTCGTTCTCCTTGACCTGCTCCACGTCGCCCCACGCACGCTCGTACTGCGCGCGCTTCTTCGACAGGATCAGACGGCCTTCCTTGTCCTCCTTCTGGAGAACGAGGGCCTCGATGTGGTCTCCGACCTTAACGACGTCGTCAGGGTTGACGTCGTGCTTGATGGAGAGCTCGCGCGAGGGGATGACGCCCTCGGTCTTGTAGCCGACGTCGAGGAGGACCTCGTCGCGGTCGATCTTGACGATCTCGCCATCGATGATGTCGCCGTCGTTGAAGAACTTGAGCGTCTTCTCGACTGCAGCGAGGAAGTCGTCAGCAGATCCGATGTCGTTGATCGCGACCTGCTTGGTGGCCGAGGTGGCCGTTGCGTTAGTCATGTAGTGGTTTGCCTTAGAGGTTGTATTCTCGGGCATCGTTCTCATCGTCAGTGCCCGCGGGCACGGAAATCCCGTGA containing:
- the rpsA gene encoding 30S ribosomal protein S1, whose translation is MTNATATSATKQVAINDIGSADDFLAAVEKTLKFFNDGDIIDGEIVKIDRDEVLLDVGYKTEGVIPSRELSIKHDVNPDDVVKVGDHIEALVLQKEDKEGRLILSKKRAQYERAWGDVEQVKENDGVVKGTVIEVVKGGLILDIGLRGFLPASLIELRRVRDLTPYLGQELEAKILELDKNRNNVVLSRRALLEETQSASRAQFLNGLHKGQVRKGQVSSIVNFGAFVDLGGVDGLVHVSELSWKHIDHASEVVEVGQEVTVEVLEVDLDRERVSLSLKATQEDPWQVFARTHQIGQITPGKVTKLVPFGAFVRVADGIEGLVHISELSHKHVEMAEQVVSVGEELFVRVIDIDLDRRRISLSLKQANDMVDPSGTEFDPSLYGMTTEYDENGEYKYPEGFDPETNQWLDGYDEARETWEQEYATAQARWEQHKEQVAKAIEAEANAEEVAPAAGASTFSTESNGAGALADDEALAALREKLAGN